From Aerosakkonema funiforme FACHB-1375, the proteins below share one genomic window:
- the rplU gene encoding 50S ribosomal protein L21, whose amino-acid sequence MAYAIIETGGKQLRVEPGRFYDIELLHVEPDSKVSINKVFLVHNNGEVTIGQPLVEGATVEGTVVRHFRGRKVLVYKMKPKKKTRKKRGHRQEITRLMIDSINLNGSAIASAEAAPATETPAPEESTENAAE is encoded by the coding sequence ATGGCTTACGCAATTATTGAAACTGGCGGCAAACAACTGCGGGTAGAACCGGGTCGCTTCTACGATATCGAATTGCTGCACGTCGAACCGGACTCAAAAGTCAGCATCAACAAAGTTTTTCTCGTTCACAACAACGGCGAAGTAACGATCGGTCAGCCCCTAGTTGAAGGCGCTACCGTAGAAGGCACGGTCGTGCGGCATTTTCGCGGGCGCAAAGTACTCGTCTATAAGATGAAGCCCAAAAAGAAAACCCGTAAAAAACGGGGACATCGCCAGGAAATTACTCGCCTGATGATAGACTCGATCAACTTGAACGGTAGCGCGATCGCATCCGCCGAAGCCGCACCAGCTACTGAAACCCCTGCTCCAGAAGAAAGTACTGAGAACGCAGCAGAATAG
- a CDS encoding hybrid sensor histidine kinase/response regulator, with amino-acid sequence MENSRAELLAMSVADIISSDAIDPKVSVRDLLRQKHIVVESLHITKDGQTIPVEVSATLFTLNNLPTVQAICRDISKRKQAEKERDQLLARERAAREEAEAANRIKDEFLAVLSHELRSPLNPILGWARLLQKRKFDDETTARALETIERNAKLQTQLIEDLLDVSRILRGKLVLNVAAVNLITTIAAALETVQLAAEAKGIQIQTFLSANAGQVSGDATRLQQVVWNLLSNAVKFTPAGGRIEVCFQPDGNYAEITVSDTGKGISREFLPYVFEYFRQEDGQVRTLPPDRGGEIPAIALTAYAGELNRQQALEAGFGRHISKPVEPEELVQAIAELGARGSGGAEK; translated from the coding sequence ATGGAAAATAGCCGAGCAGAACTGCTGGCAATGTCAGTTGCCGATATCATCAGTTCAGATGCGATCGATCCCAAGGTAAGCGTTCGAGACTTGTTGCGCCAAAAACATATAGTTGTCGAATCTCTACACATTACAAAAGACGGTCAAACTATTCCCGTAGAAGTCAGCGCCACCTTATTTACATTAAACAATTTGCCCACCGTACAAGCAATTTGTCGCGATATCAGCAAACGCAAACAAGCAGAAAAGGAACGAGACCAACTGTTAGCGCGGGAACGAGCTGCGCGGGAAGAAGCCGAAGCAGCCAACCGCATCAAGGATGAATTTTTGGCAGTATTATCTCACGAATTGCGATCGCCCCTTAACCCGATTTTAGGTTGGGCAAGGTTGTTGCAAAAACGCAAGTTTGACGACGAGACAACCGCCCGTGCTTTGGAGACGATCGAACGCAATGCCAAATTGCAAACCCAACTGATTGAGGATTTGTTGGATGTCTCCCGGATTTTGCGCGGTAAGTTAGTTTTGAATGTCGCTGCGGTGAATTTGATAACCACGATCGCAGCTGCCTTGGAAACAGTTCAACTAGCAGCAGAAGCGAAAGGCATTCAAATTCAAACTTTCCTTTCTGCAAACGCAGGACAAGTGTCTGGCGATGCTACGCGCCTTCAACAAGTTGTTTGGAATTTACTCTCCAACGCAGTTAAGTTCACCCCAGCAGGTGGAAGAATTGAAGTTTGTTTCCAGCCAGATGGAAACTATGCTGAAATTACTGTCAGCGATACCGGTAAAGGTATCAGTCGCGAGTTTCTACCGTATGTATTTGAGTATTTTCGTCAGGAAGATGGTCAAGTTAGAACTCTACCACCAGATAGGGGTGGTGAAATTCCGGCGATCGCCCTGACTGCCTATGCGGGAGAATTGAATCGGCAACAAGCTCTAGAAGCTGGTTTTGGGCGACACATCTCCAAACCCGTGGAACCGGAGGAATTGGTGCAGGCGATCGCCGAGTTAGGGGCTAGGGGGAGCGGGGGAGCGGAAAAATAA
- the gvpJ gene encoding gas vesicle protein GvpJ, with protein MTSSPILPTNSRTNASRTITTSTQGSTLADILERVLDKGIVIAGDISVSIASTELLHIRIRLLISSVDKAREMGVNWWENDPYLSGKTQTLIDENQKLQERLQSLEAEMRSLKALATSQLDLSAAEQPKDRSRNPPISEDENHPEID; from the coding sequence GTGACTTCCTCGCCGATACTGCCGACAAATTCGCGAACTAATGCCAGTCGAACAATTACTACTTCCACTCAAGGTTCGACTTTGGCGGATATCCTCGAACGAGTTTTGGATAAAGGAATTGTGATTGCGGGTGATATTTCTGTTTCGATCGCCTCAACCGAACTCTTGCATATCCGAATTCGCTTGTTAATTTCTTCTGTTGATAAAGCGCGAGAGATGGGGGTAAACTGGTGGGAAAACGACCCTTATCTGAGCGGTAAAACCCAAACTTTAATCGATGAAAATCAAAAACTTCAGGAACGGTTGCAAAGTTTAGAAGCAGAAATGCGATCGCTCAAAGCTTTAGCTACGAGCCAACTAGACTTAAGTGCAGCAGAGCAGCCAAAAGATCGATCGAGAAATCCTCCTATTAGCGAAGATGAAAATCATCCAGAAATAGATTAA
- a CDS encoding gas vesicle protein K: MSLVGTSSENSHETVPTTHKLNTKAGLASLLLTVLELVRQLMEAQVIRRMEEQALSESDLDRAAESLQKLEEEVRRMCEIFEIDPADLNVNLGEFGTLLPPPGTYYPGEATHNPSILELLDRILDIGVVVHGDIDLGVANLNLIHAKVRLVVTSKPI, from the coding sequence ATGTCATTAGTTGGAACATCTTCTGAAAACTCTCACGAAACAGTTCCCACCACTCACAAACTCAATACTAAAGCTGGTTTGGCTTCTTTACTGCTAACGGTGCTAGAATTAGTTCGCCAGCTAATGGAAGCGCAAGTAATTCGGCGTATGGAAGAACAAGCGCTCAGCGAATCAGACTTAGACCGAGCGGCAGAAAGTTTGCAAAAGCTGGAAGAAGAAGTGCGCCGTATGTGCGAAATTTTTGAAATCGATCCAGCGGATTTGAATGTAAATTTGGGAGAATTCGGCACTCTTTTACCGCCGCCAGGAACTTACTATCCTGGGGAAGCAACTCACAATCCTTCTATATTGGAGCTATTAGACAGAATTTTAGATATTGGAGTTGTGGTGCATGGCGATATCGATTTAGGGGTAGCTAACCTGAATTTAATTCACGCTAAGGTGCGGTTGGTCGTCACATCAAAGCCGATTTAA
- the gvpF gene encoding gas vesicle protein GvpF, producing the protein MSKGFYLYGILTEPLPESIKLEGMDKLQVYSHKIDIFNFLYSEAKQEKYLTSRRNLLCHEKVLEDAMKEGFRTLIPLRFGLAIKTWETVSEQLTIPYKEKLLELFDKLDGRREVSVKVLWNNNSEIQALLASNPTLKEKRDAMEGRAMSMDGVIEIGQMIESGLQARKEEVIDLFRDELNALAEEVIESDTMTEEMIYNAAYLIPWDSESQFGEKVEAIDLKFGDRLRIRYNNFTAPYTFAQLS; encoded by the coding sequence ATGAGTAAAGGTTTTTACTTATATGGGATTTTAACAGAACCACTTCCGGAAAGTATAAAGCTAGAAGGAATGGACAAACTACAAGTTTACAGCCATAAGATTGACATTTTTAATTTTTTGTACTCGGAAGCAAAACAAGAAAAATATCTCACTTCTCGACGCAATCTATTGTGCCATGAAAAAGTCTTAGAAGATGCCATGAAGGAGGGATTCCGCACGCTTATCCCCCTTCGCTTTGGATTGGCGATCAAAACTTGGGAAACGGTAAGCGAACAATTGACTATTCCGTACAAGGAAAAACTGCTAGAGTTATTCGATAAATTGGACGGACGTCGCGAGGTTAGCGTCAAGGTACTTTGGAATAATAATTCAGAGATACAAGCGTTACTGGCATCAAATCCTACCTTGAAAGAAAAGCGCGATGCGATGGAAGGTAGAGCGATGAGTATGGATGGAGTAATCGAAATCGGTCAGATGATTGAAAGCGGTCTGCAAGCTCGCAAGGAAGAAGTAATCGATCTTTTTCGAGATGAATTGAATGCTTTAGCAGAAGAAGTGATAGAAAGCGATACAATGACAGAAGAAATGATTTATAATGCGGCTTATTTGATTCCTTGGGATAGTGAATCTCAGTTTGGCGAAAAAGTAGAAGCGATCGATCTCAAATTTGGCGATCGTCTGCGAATTCGCTACAACAATTTTACTGCGCCTTATACATTCGCGCAGCTTTCGTAA
- a CDS encoding gas vesicle protein GvpG, with the protein MLLKLLTFPVTGPLSGVVWIGEQLLERASAEVDDKENLHKQLLALQLAFDIGDISEEDFEIQEEELLLKIQAMEEEAEESE; encoded by the coding sequence ATGTTGCTGAAACTATTAACTTTTCCCGTTACTGGCCCACTAAGCGGCGTTGTGTGGATAGGAGAACAACTTTTAGAGCGTGCTAGTGCTGAAGTGGATGATAAAGAGAATTTGCACAAACAGTTATTAGCTTTGCAATTGGCGTTTGATATTGGCGATATCTCAGAAGAGGATTTTGAAATTCAGGAAGAGGAACTTTTGTTAAAAATACAAGCAATGGAAGAAGAAGCAGAAGAATCTGAATGA
- a CDS encoding gas vesicle protein, giving the protein MQNKSPLRTIRPKISTIPREKTEASEQLELYKMVTKRQRILQEMQFMEQRLNLLKEQLGTLDKQIEDTEETIKKLRKSPPTFTQGPPQVKVQRVRKQKTSSAQNVPADNKESKSSSFQTFILEF; this is encoded by the coding sequence ATGCAAAACAAAAGTCCGCTACGCACAATTCGGCCTAAAATCAGCACTATACCTCGCGAGAAAACTGAGGCGTCTGAGCAACTCGAACTCTATAAGATGGTAACGAAACGGCAGCGCATCTTACAGGAGATGCAGTTTATGGAACAGCGCCTTAACCTCTTGAAAGAACAACTAGGAACTCTCGATAAGCAAATAGAAGATACGGAAGAAACAATTAAGAAGTTACGTAAATCACCTCCTACTTTCACCCAAGGGCCACCGCAAGTAAAAGTGCAGAGGGTGCGTAAACAAAAAACAAGTTCTGCTCAAAATGTACCTGCTGATAATAAAGAGTCTAAGTCAAGTAGTTTCCAAACTTTTATCCTGGAATTTTAA
- a CDS encoding AAA family ATPase, with protein MSDLFKGFEQLLELAKALEEKIEAGEIKADMQFRTRTLSSIPRAGGIPRAGNVNVGPTPFRTTQPPSYGDSNSSSPNPVKPQQTSSSPSLRDVGGLGEILKELKELIAIPLKRPDLLDKIGLEPTRGVLLVGPPGTGKTLTARALAEELGVNYIAIAGPEVIGKYYGEAEQKLRGIFEKAAKSAPCIIFIDEIDSLAPDRSRVEGEVEKRVVAQLLSLMDGFAQTKGVIVLAATNRPDHLDPALRRPGRFDREVLFRVPDRQGRREILQILTRVMPLDLTVDLEAIADLAVGFVGADLKAVCQKAAYSALRRQVPSIEAQILDTMTVTQADFLQALKEVKPAVLRSVEVESPNVFWEEIGGLENIKQTLRESVEGALLHPELYLRTKAKAPKGILLWGPPGTGKTMLAKAVASQARANFICVNGPELLSKWVGASEQAVRELFAKARQASPCVVFIDEIDTLAPVRGRYSGDSGVSDRVVGQLLTELDGLPTGANILVIAATNRPDALDPAMLRAGRLDLQLKVDLPDLENRFAILQVHNQDRPLQDVNLVHWAAVTEGWNGADLALLGDRAAVEAIRRYRSQGMSEPAAIRITTEDFHYAHQVLMQQRPA; from the coding sequence ATGAGCGATCTATTCAAAGGTTTTGAGCAGTTACTAGAACTTGCAAAAGCCTTGGAAGAAAAAATTGAAGCCGGAGAAATCAAGGCAGATATGCAGTTTCGCACTCGCACTCTCAGCAGTATTCCTCGTGCTGGAGGTATTCCTCGCGCTGGCAATGTCAATGTCGGCCCAACTCCTTTCCGCACGACCCAGCCGCCCAGTTATGGCGACTCCAATTCTAGCTCGCCAAATCCTGTCAAACCGCAGCAGACATCATCAAGTCCTTCCCTCAGAGATGTTGGCGGATTGGGTGAAATTCTCAAAGAACTGAAAGAACTGATCGCCATCCCTTTAAAACGTCCCGATTTACTCGATAAAATCGGACTGGAACCGACGCGAGGCGTTTTATTAGTAGGCCCTCCCGGTACTGGCAAAACTCTCACCGCCCGCGCTCTTGCGGAAGAATTGGGAGTGAATTACATTGCAATAGCAGGGCCGGAAGTAATTGGCAAATACTACGGCGAAGCAGAACAAAAATTGCGGGGAATCTTTGAAAAAGCAGCTAAAAGTGCCCCTTGTATCATATTTATAGATGAAATCGACAGCCTCGCCCCAGACCGCAGCAGAGTAGAAGGAGAAGTGGAAAAACGGGTAGTGGCGCAACTCCTCAGCTTGATGGATGGATTTGCTCAAACTAAAGGCGTTATCGTATTAGCTGCAACGAATCGTCCGGATCATCTCGACCCCGCTTTGCGTCGTCCGGGAAGATTCGATCGCGAAGTGCTTTTCCGCGTTCCCGACCGTCAGGGACGTAGGGAAATATTGCAAATATTAACTCGCGTCATGCCTTTGGATTTGACGGTAGACTTAGAAGCGATCGCAGACCTCGCAGTCGGATTTGTCGGTGCAGATTTAAAAGCCGTTTGTCAAAAAGCCGCTTACAGCGCTTTGCGTCGTCAAGTACCTTCGATCGAAGCGCAAATTCTCGATACCATGACCGTTACTCAGGCGGATTTTTTACAAGCGCTTAAAGAAGTTAAACCAGCCGTTTTGCGTTCTGTGGAAGTAGAATCCCCCAATGTTTTTTGGGAAGAAATCGGCGGATTGGAAAATATTAAGCAAACTTTGCGGGAATCCGTCGAAGGCGCACTCCTTCATCCCGAACTTTACTTAAGAACAAAAGCAAAAGCACCCAAAGGGATTTTACTCTGGGGACCACCCGGAACCGGCAAAACCATGTTAGCTAAAGCAGTCGCTTCCCAAGCTAGAGCTAATTTTATCTGCGTTAACGGCCCGGAATTGCTCAGCAAGTGGGTGGGTGCTTCGGAACAAGCAGTGCGGGAATTGTTCGCCAAAGCGCGACAAGCATCTCCCTGTGTCGTATTTATCGATGAAATTGACACTTTAGCGCCAGTGCGCGGTCGTTACAGTGGCGATTCTGGCGTGAGCGATCGCGTTGTGGGACAATTGCTCACAGAATTGGATGGTTTGCCAACAGGTGCTAACATCTTGGTGATTGCTGCTACCAATCGTCCCGATGCACTAGACCCAGCGATGCTGAGAGCAGGTCGGTTAGATTTACAGTTAAAAGTAGATTTACCCGATCTAGAAAACCGCTTCGCAATTCTACAAGTTCACAATCAAGACCGTCCTTTGCAAGATGTGAATTTGGTCCACTGGGCAGCAGTAACTGAGGGTTGGAATGGGGCGGATTTAGCATTGTTGGGCGATCGAGCTGCTGTCGAAGCAATCCGTCGCTATCGCAGTCAAGGAATGAGCGAACCGGCAGCAATTCGCATTACAACTGAGGATTTCCACTACGCTCACCAAGTTTTAATGCAACAGCGTCCCGCTTAA